The Fluviispira sanaruensis sequence TTTAAAATTTAATCAAAATTTTTGATACAGACATATGAATCTCACTGTAGTAAGACGCATATTACTGCCTCTTTCGCAGTGGTTCTTAAATACTTTTTTATGCGGCAAATACCTTAAAGAATGATAACTATGACTTCCTATAAAAATGTTTTTAAAGACATATTCATTTCCTTGCCGAATACCATCGCCCAAATTTACATTGCAAATATTCAAAGCTGTGACCCAGTCAGGGGAGGCAATTGTTGCAAAATTCATAATTGCGCTCCTTTAAATGGCTTGCCTTTTCTTTGTTCTTGCTCCTCAATAAAAGCCTCAAGCTTTAAACGTGTGGCATGTGAACATGCTCTTCCTCTTGCAATACTTGTTAAGGTTTGCCTTGTGATACCTGAACGAATGCCTAGTTGAGTTATATTGCCACACATCCTTAAACCCTTCTTAAGAGCCTGTACGGCTTGCTCAAGATATTTTTCTTTGCTCGAAATCTTTTGAGTGCTTGCTGTATCCATTACTGAAATCCCTTTCATATATGCGCTTACTTGCGCTTTAATTGCAGAGCGAAATGCTCTCTAAAAAAATAGTGCCGATAACGGAACGGACTGTCTAAATTAAATGGGCACGGAAAAATCGATCGTATTTAGCACTTATACATATTGAATTTTGGAATAATCTTAAAAAAAATGGGTATTAAAAATCTATTTAAATAATTGTTATAAAAGAAATATATTTGTTTGATTTTTTTACCATATAGATTTGAGCAAACAATGGAAAAATAATGCGTCGAAATTTAGAGAATATAATTTCATCGAAAATTGATCTAATATAGTGCAAATTAATTTTCTTTATATAATAATACTCAAAATATTAATAAGTTAACGGATTGTCACGAGGAGAAATGGTTTTAGACAGTCCGTGTCCTAATGCCTAAGTAAAAAAGTTGCTTTTCCCTCTACTTAATTTAAAAGTGCTACAAAAAAGCACAGAATAGGTGATAAAAAATCATGATCTTTACATTAACTAAAATTCACTTTTGATATATTAAAATATTGATAAAACTATTCCAAAGGACTTATTAATGAACGAAGTTGATTTAAGTAAAAAGAAGAAATCTACTGCAAAATGGGCTAAGAATTTATTTGCTTTAAATAAAAACAAAAAATATTCGCTAGAAATGCTTTCAAAAGTTACAGGAACAAAGCCAGTTACAATTATAAAATATTAAGATTATTGGGAAATATATCCTTGTGAATATGTAAAAAAAGGAGGAACAAGAATATCACTTTATGATCCGAGTAGTATTATCAAAGGCTGCAAAAGGGCTTTTGAGAAAGGTAAGGGTCCTGTTATTTTTTCTCAAGAAATTTTTATGGCAAAGGTTCGATTATTTATAAAACTATTCAATCATCCTAATAAAAAATATTATGAAGATATATTAAGTTAAAGTTTATTTTAAATTAACAATTGATAATCTGATTAATATTAAGTAAGTAAAATTTTAAATTCTTTTGTTATTATTAAATATTTTTCCGAATAGTTGCTCTAAAATTTATAAATAATAATTTAATCATATGAAGATTTTTTTATTAACTCTCCAAATTCCTTGAAAGTAGTGTTTACCCTTATATTCCATGTAAAGGTCTTAATAGTTCCATCTTCATCAATATGTCTTTCTGAATCTTCATAATATCTAGAAACGCTTTCTTTTAACGTATCGCAAATAATTCCTAAATTTTTTGCTTTTACAGCCCATACTCCATAAAACTCTGTAAGATCAAGTATTTGAATTTCATATTCTCTATTAAGATCTACTTGCTCTTTGTCAATTTCAATATATACAATGCCTTTATTATTATCATAAGAGTATAAATTTTCATTTAAAAAATTTCCTAATTCTTTTAATTCCAAATCTATTAAACTTTCAGATACAAGAAACATTTGTTCTTCGTATTGAGTTGCAATTCTATTTTCAGAAATAATTTTTGAGGTCAAAATGGCAATTACTCTTGGACCTATATTTTTTGATGCAGACATAAATACTTTTCTGTATGATTCAAACAATATTTCAGATTTTATATCATCATTTATTATTTCATCAATCATCTTTTTGACATCATTTTCTAAAACATTTGAAGAAGACACAATTAACTCTTTACAAAGCGTGTTTAAAAAAACATTTACTCTATAGCTACTCCATTTATCAATAACAAAATTTTTAAATTTTGAAAGAATATAATCTGATAAAATACCTAGTGCTTTGTGTCCAATAACTTCTAACATATTTTAGTCCTTGATAAAGTGACTTATTAAGTAAAAGCAGTACTTAAAATAATTTTAAATATAAAAATCAATTGAATTTATAAAAAAAATCTAAAAAAATGTGCTATAATATTAGCAATGATTAGGTTTTTCTATTTTAAGGCACAATTAAAATTTTGAAATATTATGTAATTCAAAATTATTAAGATGTTGACATAAGTATTGCGATGTAATTAACTCATTTTTTACATCAAATTTTTGTGGATTAAAGGAGCATAGATTATAATTGCAGTTTAATCCTACTTCTAATACAGCTGATAGATATATAATACCTTCAAAGCCTAAACTTTTAAAAAAATCTGCAATTCTATTTGTAAATAAATATTCATTATTTCCAGAATGTTTATAAATTGGTTCACTGATTTTTAATTCTAAAAAGTAAAGAAATTTTAAAAAATCATAATCAGGAATATCTTTATATGTTAAACCGAAATTAGTATTTAAACGTATTAAATTTGTCGTTTTTAATACTTCAAATTCTGCATAGCAAAACCATTCTCTATTTCCTTTAACTGTTTCAGCTATTGCTATATTAGCTTCATTATGTTGTCCATATCCAAAGCTTAAATAAAGATAAGAGATTCCTTTCTCATTGAATCGTCCTGGTTCAGAGATGTTTTTTTCAGGTGGGTTTTTAATATCACTTTTTAGTCTAAAAATATTTTTAGGTATTCTTGTTGTTTTATAACTGCGGACTCTCCAAAATTTATAATTATTTGAATCTTTATCTAATGTAAGTGTTAATGCTTTTCTATGTTTATTAATTTTTCCTTTAAACTTTGGTAAATTAAAATTATTTTCTAACTTTTCTATTTCATCATTTAATTCTTTATAAAGTTCATTATCTTTTAAAATTTCAAGATTTCCATTATAAATTTCTGATAAAGAGTCATTAAAGGATAGATCAAGCATTATTTGTATCTCCTATTTTATTTAATAAAATCATTTTTTTATATTTTAAATAATAATCTCAGTCAAGAAAATTATTATATTATTTATTTTTTAGACTTTTTTATTGTATGATAATTTTAGTAAATTCATGATATTGAATATTTATTTTATAACCGAGTTTATTTAATGCATATTTTTAATATAATAAAAAATAATTAATTAAAATTTTTTTAATTAATTGATCAACAAAATGTTAATTTTTTTTAAACATTTCTTGTAAATTAATAGTTCTGTTAAATATTGTTATGAAACTTAATTTTTATCATTTGATATTGGTATTCCATTTTAATATTTAAATATATTTGGTTATCTTGCGAATAAAAAATATTTAAATAATTCGTTTGATATAATAATACTTCTGATTTATAACTATATCTGTCTATTTTCAAATTAAAAATTCTAACTTTTTTATTGATTGGATTAAGCTTAAATGGGGTCCAAAGCAAATTTTATTCAAAATTAAATCGATCCATTTTAATTTTTATTTCAATAGTGTAATGATCTGCTCCAAAAGAAAAGCATCTTTTTGAATATTAATATTTAAAGAGATATTGGAGATTTTTTTATTTTAAATACTATCTAATTAATCGTAATCCACCCTAAAGTGAATATTTTTTGTAGAAACAGCTTTAGAAAATCAGTCGTTAGGTTGCCAATATTTTTAGTAGAATTATTTTTTTAATTCAAACTTATCAATTATATTTTTATTAGTATAAGAGATAAAGGATTGGTAAAATTTACAATTACTTTTTTTACTTTCTATTATATTAATAATTTTTTTCTTATCATTATCTGAGGTTTTAATTCCAAATATGATACCTTCTAAGTCATCAATAATAAATTTTTTCTTTCTATTTTCTATATTATCAAATTTATTTCTGTCCAGTATATTATCCTCAATTAATCTTAACTCTTGTTCATAACTCCAAGGTTCTAACTTAGTTGAAATTGATTCAAAATAAATTTGCCAATATTTATTAATCCATTCTGGATTTTCTCTATAAATTTCATGAATTACTTTACTATCATTTCCATTTGAATCTTTATAAAATTCTTTTGATTCTTCTGGTGTTAACATTCCATGGCTAGTCGCAAAATTAGTGCTAGGAAAATCAGATAATATTTTTTTATATTTTACTTTAATGAAATCATGCTTTCTAACTCCTAGGAGATTATCGCCTAATGTATATATATCTTCATTAGATTGTATTTTAAAATTTAAATCATGTAATTTTATAAATTGAGAATTTTTATGAATTCGAGTTTTAAATATTAAACAAATTCCCTTATGTGAGTCTGCATAATGAGACCACATTAAAACACTAGTATAAGTTGCAGAAAAACAGGAAATACGAGTTTTTGGAAAACATAAATGTTTTATTTTTTCAAAATAATCATTGGTAAAATTTAAATAATCTATATAATTTTCAAGATATTTTTTCAAAGGTGACTTTTTATTCATTGCGAATTTATCATACATGTCTTTTAATTCTGAATTATTATCAAATGAATTAAGAGTTTTTATTTTATTTTTAATTTTTATTATTCCATCTATAATTTTAGAGTTTTCATTGATACTGTTTTCATCGTAAGTAATATCTTTAACTATACAATATGCTATAGAGGTTATAAATTCTGTAAAATAATATTTTAATTCTTGTTCTGTAATATCGGAATTACTACTTAATATACAATTTATTTTATTGATTATATCATGGCTTAAAAATTTCTCTAATTTATCATCATACGTTAGAAATGAAGAATTTTGTAATTTAAAATTTATTACATTAGTACTTTTATAGTTATGATAAATAAAAATGTTCAAAAAATATATTCTAAGAAAATTAGTACTGTATATTTTATCTGCATTAAATAAATAATTTTTATACTCTTCTATAGGATCGTTTAATTCTTCAATAGAAGAGAAATAGACTTCTTGGTTTTCAAGTTCCTTATGTTCAAAAATACTTTTAGCCGATCTAAAACGATAAACAGAGGAAAAATTCATACAGTCCCTTCCTATTTCTTATAACAAAATATTAACTCTTTGGGGCTTCTCAATTTAATTGGTCTACATAAATTATTCCTGAAGGGTATAAGTTAAAATGTAAAAGTCATTTTTCTTTTATTATACCAATACATGCAGGTTCTTTGATTTTTAAAGCATACATACTTTCAATTTGATTGTAGTATTTTATTGGTTTTTGAGTTACAGGATCTCGGTCAGGTTAGTTAGTATATTCTAATTCTAAAGATTGTCAATTTAAGTTTTGTGCAATTGACTTCTGAGCTATTTAATTTTACTGCACGAAAATAAGAAGATTTCAAATTCTAAAGCGTTGTGCAGGCATGTTCTGGCTTCAGTGAAGATCATTTCTGAAAATGACATATGTATATTTATAAGAATATTTATCGAATTTAGAGCAAAAAATATTAATTTTATTAATTACCCTTTGTTCTAATCCATTTAATTAGACCGCTATCTTTATTTAAAAGAGACTGATACTCTTACACATTTTCATTTTGTAACACTTTATAGACTAAATTATAAATAAAATAACATTGAATAGTAAAATTAATTTTAATCCTTGTCAGGGCTTGGTTTAAGCTGGATCTTTGCTCAAAATTTATTCAACCTTTTTAATTTTCATTTCAATACCCAAAATCCCAACCCATCCCCATTCACCCTCAACCTTTGCCGATGATGCCGATGATGCCGACAAAGCCGATGAAAAACTCTATGCGCAGAAATTTTTTTTCCAGTCCCAATTCCATTGCTTTACGTTTGTGCAGATCTGTTACAAGTAAGAGGTGTTGTTATTGATAATAAAAGATATTTATTTTTAAGGTTTTTTACCACCTTAAGGAACGCTTGAGCTAAGGCCAGTTCGATTCTTGCTGGGTCCGCCATAGAGTTATTCTTATTTTTCAAGTGTTTTTAGACACTCTTAAACCTGTCATTATATTTCTCGGAACAAAAATATTTCGTTGAGTTAAAGCATTAGTAAATAAATCCAAAACCGATGACTAATGCGGGGAGTCGTGGTTGTTAGCCACCCTACCACAGAAGAGTTTTGGTGTTAAGATTTTACTTTAAGGAATCATTGATTGGAAATCAAGGTTATTTGAATACAGAGGTTCTGGTAATCAGATCGCAACTGAACTGGATAATTGCGTCTAGCGGGATACTCTACTATGCTAAAGTAACATATTTTTCATCGCTATTATCGCATTGCGGCATAAATTAGAGGAGCATCACTTTTGATCCAAGTAAAATATATTAACCTATTCATATATTTTATTTGTTTGATATTCACTTCATTTTCTACCTCTAAAGATTTAAAAAACATAGAAATAGTCACAGAGGAGTATCCACCATATAATTATTCTGGCAAGGATGGAAGAGTTATTGGAATAAATACTGAAATTATTCAGGCTGTTCTAAAAGAAATTCATGTTTCAGGAAATATAACTGTTTATCCATGGAAAAGAGCACAAAAAATTGCACAGAATAATCCAAACATATTAATATACTCAATGGTTCGAAATCCGACTAGGGAAAAATTATATAAATGGGTTGGAAAAATAAATAAACAAAGATTTAATATTTATTCAAAGAATAAGAATATTAATCTTTCAAATATAGATGAAGCTAAAAAATATATAGTTGGAGTTTATAGTGGTGACATATTAGAGATTTTATTTTTGCGCCATGGATTTATTGAAGGAAAAAACATGTATGTTGCTCAAAAAAATGAAAGTCTTTATCAAATGCTAATTAAAGATCGAATCCAGCTTTGGCCTATCGATGAAGCTGCAGCCAAGTTTTTGGCTAAGAAAAATAATGAAAAAATAGGAAATCTTAGCATTGCATTTAAAATTCCCACTCAAGAATTAAGCAACACTGACCTTTATATGGCATTCGGTAAGAAAACCTCCGATGAAATAGTAAAAAAGTTCAAATACGGACTTGAAAAAATAATAAAAAATGGAACATATCAAAAAATTCTAAATAATCATTCGTTTAGTTCAACAGACTAGATAGTAGAAAAGTAAAAATATTATGTTTCTTTTAAAACTTTGGATGGTAGAATGCTCTTTAAAGATAAGCACATACCGTAGTTCTTCAACGTAAGAAGGATATTATGGTGTATAAATAGCTATAGACATAGGGTATGAAAAACCATAACCAGTTAATCCACAATTATCTAAAGAGCCATCGCTTTGAATATTACACATACTCACAGAGTAATCACCGCTATTCACAATATAAGCAAAATTATTATAAATAGCTATATCACTCGATCCGTTAAATCCAAAAGTTGTTGCATTACAATTCGCTAAACTTCC is a genomic window containing:
- a CDS encoding RES family NAD+ phosphorylase codes for the protein MLDLSFNDSLSEIYNGNLEILKDNELYKELNDEIEKLENNFNLPKFKGKINKHRKALTLTLDKDSNNYKFWRVRSYKTTRIPKNIFRLKSDIKNPPEKNISEPGRFNEKGISYLYLSFGYGQHNEANIAIAETVKGNREWFCYAEFEVLKTTNLIRLNTNFGLTYKDIPDYDFLKFLYFLELKISEPIYKHSGNNEYLFTNRIADFFKSLGFEGIIYLSAVLEVGLNCNYNLCSFNPQKFDVKNELITSQYLCQHLNNFELHNISKF
- a CDS encoding DUF2971 domain-containing protein, producing the protein MNFSSVYRFRSAKSIFEHKELENQEVYFSSIEELNDPIEEYKNYLFNADKIYSTNFLRIYFLNIFIYHNYKSTNVINFKLQNSSFLTYDDKLEKFLSHDIINKINCILSSNSDITEQELKYYFTEFITSIAYCIVKDITYDENSINENSKIIDGIIKIKNKIKTLNSFDNNSELKDMYDKFAMNKKSPLKKYLENYIDYLNFTNDYFEKIKHLCFPKTRISCFSATYTSVLMWSHYADSHKGICLIFKTRIHKNSQFIKLHDLNFKIQSNEDIYTLGDNLLGVRKHDFIKVKYKKILSDFPSTNFATSHGMLTPEESKEFYKDSNGNDSKVIHEIYRENPEWINKYWQIYFESISTKLEPWSYEQELRLIEDNILDRNKFDNIENRKKKFIIDDLEGIIFGIKTSDNDKKKIINIIESKKSNCKFYQSFISYTNKNIIDKFELKK
- a CDS encoding substrate-binding periplasmic protein, which gives rise to MIQVKYINLFIYFICLIFTSFSTSKDLKNIEIVTEEYPPYNYSGKDGRVIGINTEIIQAVLKEIHVSGNITVYPWKRAQKIAQNNPNILIYSMVRNPTREKLYKWVGKINKQRFNIYSKNKNINLSNIDEAKKYIVGVYSGDILEILFLRHGFIEGKNMYVAQKNESLYQMLIKDRIQLWPIDEAAAKFLAKKNNEKIGNLSIAFKIPTQELSNTDLYMAFGKKTSDEIVKKFKYGLEKIIKNGTYQKILNNHSFSSTD